One segment of Stegostoma tigrinum isolate sSteTig4 chromosome 24, sSteTig4.hap1, whole genome shotgun sequence DNA contains the following:
- the srrm1 gene encoding serine/arginine repetitive matrix protein 1 isoform X1, protein MDAGFFRGTSAEQDNRFSNKQKKLLKQLKFAECLEKKVDMNKVNLEVIKPWITQRVTEMLGFEDDVVIEFIFNHLEEKNPDAKLMQINLTGFLNGKNARMFMGELWPLLLSAQENIAGIPSAFLEQKKEEIKQRQIEQEKLATMKKQDEEKEKKDKEDKENREKRDRSRSPKRRKSRSPSPRRRSPARKERKHSLSKSPRRRTRSRSRSASPVSNIKKPEQLSPEPDLSLKERKESPAPEATSTSDILKEIKPVIPEVKEILLEQSTKKEKERKERNRHRSRSRSKSKSRSRSRSHSRARRRPRSRSRSYSPRRWPSPRRRSPPPRRRSPPRRLPPPPPPSRHRRSRSPIRRRRSPSISSSGSSSSSSSRSRSPPKKTKRLSISPPRKPRRSSPSPATPPRRRHRSPVSTTSPSHKGPRLSSPPHMNRSRKGYTSVSPARPAPKRKGSVKHESVSPPPKPRRSEPSDSEDDKGGKTAGVESVQQRRQYRKQNQQTSSESGSSSSSEDEAPKRPSAKNGEVRRRRQRSLSRSISPPPAMRKRHKDFSPRMPLGKRWHFPVAKRRRRSPSPPPRRRRTPSPPPPPRRRRSPSPLRRRSPSPPPRRRSASPRRYSPPIQRRYTPSPPPRRRGSPSPAPKRRSSPSPSSRRRRGSPPSRSNRDVRSPPHKRHSPSPRPRVMRGSISPPPARRVSVSPPPPQRRHMSPSPSNRPIRRVSRTPEPKKPKKITPSPLAVRRASSSRSISRSPEPLPKKRPITSVSRSQSVSRSPTPAPPLPQNKKTTSASVSPSPMKISDQETGGKKKKKKKDKKHKKDKKHKKHKKHKKEKAAVSAAVVEQTVEPVEAPAKSPQPESSEPVKESESEEENLDDLEKHLREKALRSMRKAQVSPPS, encoded by the exons GTGGACATGAATAAAGTGAACCTAGAAGTCATCAAGCCGTGGATTACACAGAGAGTGACAGAAATGCTTGGGTTCGAGGATGATGTTGTTATTGAGTTCATCTTTAATCATCTTGAAGAGAAG AACCCAGATGCAAAGCTGATGCAGATTAATTTGACGGGGTTTTTGAACGGAAAGAATGCAAGAATGTTCATGGGGGAGCTTTGGCCATTGCTCTTGAGTGCACAAGAAAACATCGCAGGAATTCCCTCTGCCTTTCtagaacaaaagaaagaagaaatcaaGCAGAGACAG ATTGAACAGGAAAAGCTAGCTACCATGAAGAAACAAGAtgaagagaaggaaaaaaaagacaaggaagacaaagaaaatagagaaaaaagGGACCGTTCCAGAAGTCCAAAGAG GCGTAAGTCAAGATCTCCATCCCCGAGGAGGCGGTCCCCAGCAAGGAAAGAACGAAAGCATTCTCTTTCCAAGTCTCCTCGTCGTAGGACCAGAAGCCGGAGCAGAAGTGCTTCTCCAGTGTCTAATATTAAGAAACCTGAACAGCTGTCACCTGAGCCAGATCTTTCactaaaagaaaggaaagaatcTCCTGCTCCAGAGGCAACTTCAACAAG TGATATTCTGAAGGAAATCAAACCTGTGATACCAGAGGTGAAGGAAATTTTATTAGAACAGTCGACAAAaaaggagaaggaaagaaaagaaaggaatCGACATCGATCACGGTCGCGGTCAAAATCAAAGTCCAGGTCCCGTTCACGCTCTCATTCACGGGCAAGAAGGCGTCCTCGGTCTCGATCAAG GTCGTATTCACCTCGAAGATGGCCCAGTCCAAGACGGAGGTCACCGCCTCCTCGAAGGAGGAGTCCACCAAGGCGTCTGCCGCCACCACCCCCTCCATCCAGGCATAGGAGGAGCCGGTCACCTATTAGAAG GCGCCGATCTCCTTCAATTTCTTCCTCTGGCAGTagttcctcttcctcttccagatCGAGGTcacctccaaagaaaacaaaacgCTTGTCAATCAGTCCACCCCGAAAACCTCGCCGTTCTTCTCCATCTCCTGCTACTCCACCTAGGAGACGACATAGGTCACCAGTGTCTACAACAAGTCCAAGTCATAAAGGACCACGGTTGTCATCTCCTCCACATATGAATCGTTCAAGGAAAGGTTATACTTCTGTATCTCCTGCTAGGCCAG CACCTAAACGGAAAGGGAGTGTGAAGCATGAATCTGTTTCGCCCCCTCCGAAACCAAGACGATCAGAACCATCAGACTCGG AAGATGATAAAGGAGGTAAAACTGCAGGAGTGGAATCAGTGCAACAGAGACGCCAGTACCGCAAACAGAACCAGCAGACCTCTTCAG AGTCAGGATCTTCATCTTCATCTGAAGATGAAGCCCCAAAACGGCCAAGTGCAAAGAATGGTGAAGTTCGAAGAAGGCGCCAGCGTTCGTTGTCGCGGAGTATATCCCCACCCCCTGCAATGCGAAAACGACACAAGGATTTTTCACCCAG GATGCCGCTCGGAAAGAGGTGGCACTTCCCAGTGGCGAAAAG GAGAAGGAGAAGCCCATCACCGCCTCCAAGACGCCGCCGAACtccatctcctcctcctcctcctcgaagGCGCAGGTCACCATCTCCTTTGAGGCGCAG ATCTCCATCTCCACCGCCACGTAGGCGTTCAGCCTCACCTAGGCGCTATTCTCCCCCAATTCAGAGGAGATATACTCCTTCACCACCACCTAGAAGGAGAGGATCCCCATCACCAGCTCCAAAGCGCCGTAGTTCCCCTTCTCCCTCATCCAGGCGTAGGAGAGGATCACCACCGAGTCGTTCCAACAGAGATGTTCGCTCTCCTCCACACAAACGCCATTCACCATCCCCACGACCAAGGGTGATGCGTGGATCTATTAGCCCACCACCAGCACGAAGAGTGTCAGTATCACCGCCTCCACCACAACGACGTCATATGTCACCATCCCCTAGTAATAGGCCAATTCGGCGAGTTTCACGGACCCCAGAACCCAAGAAACCCAAAAA GATCACACCAAGTCCACTAGCTGTAAGAAGAGCTTCTTCCTCCAGATCCATATCAAGATCACCAGAACCTCTTCCCAAGAAGAGGCCAATTACTTCAGTCTCCAGGTCACAATCTGTCAGCAGGTCACCAACTCCTGCTCCCCCTCTAccacaaaacaaaaagacaaCGAGTGCTTCGGTTAGTCCATCCCCAATGAAG ATCTCTGatcaggaaactggaggaaaaaagaagaaaaagaagaaagataAGAAACATAAGAAGGACAAAAAGCACAAGAAACACAAGAAGCATAAGAAAGAAAAGGCAGCTGTGTCTGCTGCAGTTGTAGAACAAACAGTAGAGCCAGTTGAAGCTCCAGCAAAGTCACCCCAGCCAGAATCTTCAGAACCTGTAAAG GAATCGGAAAGTGAAGAGGAAAATTTAGATGACCTGGAAAAGCATCTCCGAGAGAAGGCTCTACGATCAATGCGAAAGGCTCAAGTTTCACCACCATCATGA
- the srrm1 gene encoding serine/arginine repetitive matrix protein 1 isoform X3, with amino-acid sequence MDAGFFRGTSAEQDNRFSNKQKKLLKQLKFAECLEKKVDMNKVNLEVIKPWITQRVTEMLGFEDDVVIEFIFNHLEEKNPDAKLMQINLTGFLNGKNARMFMGELWPLLLSAQENIAGIPSAFLEQKKEEIKQRQIEQEKLATMKKQDEEKEKKDKEDKENREKRDRSRSPKRRKSRSPSPRRRSPARKERKHSLSKSPRRRTRSRSRSASPVSNIKKPEQLSPEPDLSLKERKESPAPEATSTSDILKEIKPVIPEVKEILLEQSTKKEKERKERNRHRSRSRSKSKSRSRSRSHSRARRRPRSRSRSYSPRRWPSPRRRSPPPRRRSPPRRLPPPPPPSRHRRSRSPIRRRRSPSISSSGSSSSSSSRSRSPPKKTKRLSISPPRKPRRSSPSPATPPRRRHRSPVSTTSPSHKGPRLSSPPHMNRSRKGYTSVSPARPAPKRKGSVKHESVSPPPKPRRSEPSDSEDDKGGKTAGVESVQQRRQYRKQNQQTSSESGSSSSSEDEAPKRPSAKNGEVRRRRQRSLSRSISPPPAMRKRHKDFSPRRRRSPSPPPRRRRTPSPPPPPRRRRSPSPLRRRSPSPPPRRRSASPRRYSPPIQRRYTPSPPPRRRGSPSPAPKRRSSPSPSSRRRRGSPPSRSNRDVRSPPHKRHSPSPRPRVMRGSISPPPARRVSVSPPPPQRRHMSPSPSNRPIRRVSRTPEPKKPKKITPSPLAVRRASSSRSISRSPEPLPKKRPITSVSRSQSVSRSPTPAPPLPQNKKTTSASVSPSPMKISDQETGGKKKKKKKDKKHKKDKKHKKHKKHKKEKAAVSAAVVEQTVEPVEAPAKSPQPESSEPVKESESEEENLDDLEKHLREKALRSMRKAQVSPPS; translated from the exons GTGGACATGAATAAAGTGAACCTAGAAGTCATCAAGCCGTGGATTACACAGAGAGTGACAGAAATGCTTGGGTTCGAGGATGATGTTGTTATTGAGTTCATCTTTAATCATCTTGAAGAGAAG AACCCAGATGCAAAGCTGATGCAGATTAATTTGACGGGGTTTTTGAACGGAAAGAATGCAAGAATGTTCATGGGGGAGCTTTGGCCATTGCTCTTGAGTGCACAAGAAAACATCGCAGGAATTCCCTCTGCCTTTCtagaacaaaagaaagaagaaatcaaGCAGAGACAG ATTGAACAGGAAAAGCTAGCTACCATGAAGAAACAAGAtgaagagaaggaaaaaaaagacaaggaagacaaagaaaatagagaaaaaagGGACCGTTCCAGAAGTCCAAAGAG GCGTAAGTCAAGATCTCCATCCCCGAGGAGGCGGTCCCCAGCAAGGAAAGAACGAAAGCATTCTCTTTCCAAGTCTCCTCGTCGTAGGACCAGAAGCCGGAGCAGAAGTGCTTCTCCAGTGTCTAATATTAAGAAACCTGAACAGCTGTCACCTGAGCCAGATCTTTCactaaaagaaaggaaagaatcTCCTGCTCCAGAGGCAACTTCAACAAG TGATATTCTGAAGGAAATCAAACCTGTGATACCAGAGGTGAAGGAAATTTTATTAGAACAGTCGACAAAaaaggagaaggaaagaaaagaaaggaatCGACATCGATCACGGTCGCGGTCAAAATCAAAGTCCAGGTCCCGTTCACGCTCTCATTCACGGGCAAGAAGGCGTCCTCGGTCTCGATCAAG GTCGTATTCACCTCGAAGATGGCCCAGTCCAAGACGGAGGTCACCGCCTCCTCGAAGGAGGAGTCCACCAAGGCGTCTGCCGCCACCACCCCCTCCATCCAGGCATAGGAGGAGCCGGTCACCTATTAGAAG GCGCCGATCTCCTTCAATTTCTTCCTCTGGCAGTagttcctcttcctcttccagatCGAGGTcacctccaaagaaaacaaaacgCTTGTCAATCAGTCCACCCCGAAAACCTCGCCGTTCTTCTCCATCTCCTGCTACTCCACCTAGGAGACGACATAGGTCACCAGTGTCTACAACAAGTCCAAGTCATAAAGGACCACGGTTGTCATCTCCTCCACATATGAATCGTTCAAGGAAAGGTTATACTTCTGTATCTCCTGCTAGGCCAG CACCTAAACGGAAAGGGAGTGTGAAGCATGAATCTGTTTCGCCCCCTCCGAAACCAAGACGATCAGAACCATCAGACTCGG AAGATGATAAAGGAGGTAAAACTGCAGGAGTGGAATCAGTGCAACAGAGACGCCAGTACCGCAAACAGAACCAGCAGACCTCTTCAG AGTCAGGATCTTCATCTTCATCTGAAGATGAAGCCCCAAAACGGCCAAGTGCAAAGAATGGTGAAGTTCGAAGAAGGCGCCAGCGTTCGTTGTCGCGGAGTATATCCCCACCCCCTGCAATGCGAAAACGACACAAGGATTTTTCACCCAG GAGAAGGAGAAGCCCATCACCGCCTCCAAGACGCCGCCGAACtccatctcctcctcctcctcctcgaagGCGCAGGTCACCATCTCCTTTGAGGCGCAG ATCTCCATCTCCACCGCCACGTAGGCGTTCAGCCTCACCTAGGCGCTATTCTCCCCCAATTCAGAGGAGATATACTCCTTCACCACCACCTAGAAGGAGAGGATCCCCATCACCAGCTCCAAAGCGCCGTAGTTCCCCTTCTCCCTCATCCAGGCGTAGGAGAGGATCACCACCGAGTCGTTCCAACAGAGATGTTCGCTCTCCTCCACACAAACGCCATTCACCATCCCCACGACCAAGGGTGATGCGTGGATCTATTAGCCCACCACCAGCACGAAGAGTGTCAGTATCACCGCCTCCACCACAACGACGTCATATGTCACCATCCCCTAGTAATAGGCCAATTCGGCGAGTTTCACGGACCCCAGAACCCAAGAAACCCAAAAA GATCACACCAAGTCCACTAGCTGTAAGAAGAGCTTCTTCCTCCAGATCCATATCAAGATCACCAGAACCTCTTCCCAAGAAGAGGCCAATTACTTCAGTCTCCAGGTCACAATCTGTCAGCAGGTCACCAACTCCTGCTCCCCCTCTAccacaaaacaaaaagacaaCGAGTGCTTCGGTTAGTCCATCCCCAATGAAG ATCTCTGatcaggaaactggaggaaaaaagaagaaaaagaagaaagataAGAAACATAAGAAGGACAAAAAGCACAAGAAACACAAGAAGCATAAGAAAGAAAAGGCAGCTGTGTCTGCTGCAGTTGTAGAACAAACAGTAGAGCCAGTTGAAGCTCCAGCAAAGTCACCCCAGCCAGAATCTTCAGAACCTGTAAAG GAATCGGAAAGTGAAGAGGAAAATTTAGATGACCTGGAAAAGCATCTCCGAGAGAAGGCTCTACGATCAATGCGAAAGGCTCAAGTTTCACCACCATCATGA
- the srrm1 gene encoding serine/arginine repetitive matrix protein 1 isoform X2, with amino-acid sequence MDAGFFRGTSAEQDNRFSNKQKKLLKQLKFAECLEKKVDMNKVNLEVIKPWITQRVTEMLGFEDDVVIEFIFNHLEEKNPDAKLMQINLTGFLNGKNARMFMGELWPLLLSAQENIAGIPSAFLEQKKEEIKQRQIEQEKLATMKKQDEEKEKKDKEDKENREKRDRSRSPKRRKSRSPSPRRRSPARKERKHSLSKSPRRRTRSRSRSASPVSNIKKPEQLSPEPDLSLKERKESPAPEATSTSDILKEIKPVIPEVKEILLEQSTKKEKERKERNRHRSRSRSKSKSRSRSRSHSRARRRPRSRSRSYSPRRWPSPRRRSPPPRRRSPPRRLPPPPPPSRHRRSRSPIRRRRSPSISSSGSSSSSSSRSRSPPKKTKRLSISPPRKPRRSSPSPATPPRRRHRSPVSTTSPSHKGPRLSSPPHMNRSRKGYTSVSPARPAPKRKGSVKHESVSPPPKPRRSEPSDSDDKGGKTAGVESVQQRRQYRKQNQQTSSESGSSSSSEDEAPKRPSAKNGEVRRRRQRSLSRSISPPPAMRKRHKDFSPRMPLGKRWHFPVAKRRRRSPSPPPRRRRTPSPPPPPRRRRSPSPLRRRSPSPPPRRRSASPRRYSPPIQRRYTPSPPPRRRGSPSPAPKRRSSPSPSSRRRRGSPPSRSNRDVRSPPHKRHSPSPRPRVMRGSISPPPARRVSVSPPPPQRRHMSPSPSNRPIRRVSRTPEPKKPKKITPSPLAVRRASSSRSISRSPEPLPKKRPITSVSRSQSVSRSPTPAPPLPQNKKTTSASVSPSPMKISDQETGGKKKKKKKDKKHKKDKKHKKHKKHKKEKAAVSAAVVEQTVEPVEAPAKSPQPESSEPVKESESEEENLDDLEKHLREKALRSMRKAQVSPPS; translated from the exons GTGGACATGAATAAAGTGAACCTAGAAGTCATCAAGCCGTGGATTACACAGAGAGTGACAGAAATGCTTGGGTTCGAGGATGATGTTGTTATTGAGTTCATCTTTAATCATCTTGAAGAGAAG AACCCAGATGCAAAGCTGATGCAGATTAATTTGACGGGGTTTTTGAACGGAAAGAATGCAAGAATGTTCATGGGGGAGCTTTGGCCATTGCTCTTGAGTGCACAAGAAAACATCGCAGGAATTCCCTCTGCCTTTCtagaacaaaagaaagaagaaatcaaGCAGAGACAG ATTGAACAGGAAAAGCTAGCTACCATGAAGAAACAAGAtgaagagaaggaaaaaaaagacaaggaagacaaagaaaatagagaaaaaagGGACCGTTCCAGAAGTCCAAAGAG GCGTAAGTCAAGATCTCCATCCCCGAGGAGGCGGTCCCCAGCAAGGAAAGAACGAAAGCATTCTCTTTCCAAGTCTCCTCGTCGTAGGACCAGAAGCCGGAGCAGAAGTGCTTCTCCAGTGTCTAATATTAAGAAACCTGAACAGCTGTCACCTGAGCCAGATCTTTCactaaaagaaaggaaagaatcTCCTGCTCCAGAGGCAACTTCAACAAG TGATATTCTGAAGGAAATCAAACCTGTGATACCAGAGGTGAAGGAAATTTTATTAGAACAGTCGACAAAaaaggagaaggaaagaaaagaaaggaatCGACATCGATCACGGTCGCGGTCAAAATCAAAGTCCAGGTCCCGTTCACGCTCTCATTCACGGGCAAGAAGGCGTCCTCGGTCTCGATCAAG GTCGTATTCACCTCGAAGATGGCCCAGTCCAAGACGGAGGTCACCGCCTCCTCGAAGGAGGAGTCCACCAAGGCGTCTGCCGCCACCACCCCCTCCATCCAGGCATAGGAGGAGCCGGTCACCTATTAGAAG GCGCCGATCTCCTTCAATTTCTTCCTCTGGCAGTagttcctcttcctcttccagatCGAGGTcacctccaaagaaaacaaaacgCTTGTCAATCAGTCCACCCCGAAAACCTCGCCGTTCTTCTCCATCTCCTGCTACTCCACCTAGGAGACGACATAGGTCACCAGTGTCTACAACAAGTCCAAGTCATAAAGGACCACGGTTGTCATCTCCTCCACATATGAATCGTTCAAGGAAAGGTTATACTTCTGTATCTCCTGCTAGGCCAG CACCTAAACGGAAAGGGAGTGTGAAGCATGAATCTGTTTCGCCCCCTCCGAAACCAAGACGATCAGAACCATCAGACTCGG ATGATAAAGGAGGTAAAACTGCAGGAGTGGAATCAGTGCAACAGAGACGCCAGTACCGCAAACAGAACCAGCAGACCTCTTCAG AGTCAGGATCTTCATCTTCATCTGAAGATGAAGCCCCAAAACGGCCAAGTGCAAAGAATGGTGAAGTTCGAAGAAGGCGCCAGCGTTCGTTGTCGCGGAGTATATCCCCACCCCCTGCAATGCGAAAACGACACAAGGATTTTTCACCCAG GATGCCGCTCGGAAAGAGGTGGCACTTCCCAGTGGCGAAAAG GAGAAGGAGAAGCCCATCACCGCCTCCAAGACGCCGCCGAACtccatctcctcctcctcctcctcgaagGCGCAGGTCACCATCTCCTTTGAGGCGCAG ATCTCCATCTCCACCGCCACGTAGGCGTTCAGCCTCACCTAGGCGCTATTCTCCCCCAATTCAGAGGAGATATACTCCTTCACCACCACCTAGAAGGAGAGGATCCCCATCACCAGCTCCAAAGCGCCGTAGTTCCCCTTCTCCCTCATCCAGGCGTAGGAGAGGATCACCACCGAGTCGTTCCAACAGAGATGTTCGCTCTCCTCCACACAAACGCCATTCACCATCCCCACGACCAAGGGTGATGCGTGGATCTATTAGCCCACCACCAGCACGAAGAGTGTCAGTATCACCGCCTCCACCACAACGACGTCATATGTCACCATCCCCTAGTAATAGGCCAATTCGGCGAGTTTCACGGACCCCAGAACCCAAGAAACCCAAAAA GATCACACCAAGTCCACTAGCTGTAAGAAGAGCTTCTTCCTCCAGATCCATATCAAGATCACCAGAACCTCTTCCCAAGAAGAGGCCAATTACTTCAGTCTCCAGGTCACAATCTGTCAGCAGGTCACCAACTCCTGCTCCCCCTCTAccacaaaacaaaaagacaaCGAGTGCTTCGGTTAGTCCATCCCCAATGAAG ATCTCTGatcaggaaactggaggaaaaaagaagaaaaagaagaaagataAGAAACATAAGAAGGACAAAAAGCACAAGAAACACAAGAAGCATAAGAAAGAAAAGGCAGCTGTGTCTGCTGCAGTTGTAGAACAAACAGTAGAGCCAGTTGAAGCTCCAGCAAAGTCACCCCAGCCAGAATCTTCAGAACCTGTAAAG GAATCGGAAAGTGAAGAGGAAAATTTAGATGACCTGGAAAAGCATCTCCGAGAGAAGGCTCTACGATCAATGCGAAAGGCTCAAGTTTCACCACCATCATGA
- the srrm1 gene encoding serine/arginine repetitive matrix protein 1 isoform X4, giving the protein MQINLTGFLNGKNARMFMGELWPLLLSAQENIAGIPSAFLEQKKEEIKQRQIEQEKLATMKKQDEEKEKKDKEDKENREKRDRSRSPKRRKSRSPSPRRRSPARKERKHSLSKSPRRRTRSRSRSASPVSNIKKPEQLSPEPDLSLKERKESPAPEATSTSDILKEIKPVIPEVKEILLEQSTKKEKERKERNRHRSRSRSKSKSRSRSRSHSRARRRPRSRSRSYSPRRWPSPRRRSPPPRRRSPPRRLPPPPPPSRHRRSRSPIRRRRSPSISSSGSSSSSSSRSRSPPKKTKRLSISPPRKPRRSSPSPATPPRRRHRSPVSTTSPSHKGPRLSSPPHMNRSRKGYTSVSPARPAPKRKGSVKHESVSPPPKPRRSEPSDSEDDKGGKTAGVESVQQRRQYRKQNQQTSSESGSSSSSEDEAPKRPSAKNGEVRRRRQRSLSRSISPPPAMRKRHKDFSPRMPLGKRWHFPVAKRRRRSPSPPPRRRRTPSPPPPPRRRRSPSPLRRRSPSPPPRRRSASPRRYSPPIQRRYTPSPPPRRRGSPSPAPKRRSSPSPSSRRRRGSPPSRSNRDVRSPPHKRHSPSPRPRVMRGSISPPPARRVSVSPPPPQRRHMSPSPSNRPIRRVSRTPEPKKPKKITPSPLAVRRASSSRSISRSPEPLPKKRPITSVSRSQSVSRSPTPAPPLPQNKKTTSASVSPSPMKISDQETGGKKKKKKKDKKHKKDKKHKKHKKHKKEKAAVSAAVVEQTVEPVEAPAKSPQPESSEPVKESESEEENLDDLEKHLREKALRSMRKAQVSPPS; this is encoded by the exons ATGCAGATTAATTTGACGGGGTTTTTGAACGGAAAGAATGCAAGAATGTTCATGGGGGAGCTTTGGCCATTGCTCTTGAGTGCACAAGAAAACATCGCAGGAATTCCCTCTGCCTTTCtagaacaaaagaaagaagaaatcaaGCAGAGACAG ATTGAACAGGAAAAGCTAGCTACCATGAAGAAACAAGAtgaagagaaggaaaaaaaagacaaggaagacaaagaaaatagagaaaaaagGGACCGTTCCAGAAGTCCAAAGAG GCGTAAGTCAAGATCTCCATCCCCGAGGAGGCGGTCCCCAGCAAGGAAAGAACGAAAGCATTCTCTTTCCAAGTCTCCTCGTCGTAGGACCAGAAGCCGGAGCAGAAGTGCTTCTCCAGTGTCTAATATTAAGAAACCTGAACAGCTGTCACCTGAGCCAGATCTTTCactaaaagaaaggaaagaatcTCCTGCTCCAGAGGCAACTTCAACAAG TGATATTCTGAAGGAAATCAAACCTGTGATACCAGAGGTGAAGGAAATTTTATTAGAACAGTCGACAAAaaaggagaaggaaagaaaagaaaggaatCGACATCGATCACGGTCGCGGTCAAAATCAAAGTCCAGGTCCCGTTCACGCTCTCATTCACGGGCAAGAAGGCGTCCTCGGTCTCGATCAAG GTCGTATTCACCTCGAAGATGGCCCAGTCCAAGACGGAGGTCACCGCCTCCTCGAAGGAGGAGTCCACCAAGGCGTCTGCCGCCACCACCCCCTCCATCCAGGCATAGGAGGAGCCGGTCACCTATTAGAAG GCGCCGATCTCCTTCAATTTCTTCCTCTGGCAGTagttcctcttcctcttccagatCGAGGTcacctccaaagaaaacaaaacgCTTGTCAATCAGTCCACCCCGAAAACCTCGCCGTTCTTCTCCATCTCCTGCTACTCCACCTAGGAGACGACATAGGTCACCAGTGTCTACAACAAGTCCAAGTCATAAAGGACCACGGTTGTCATCTCCTCCACATATGAATCGTTCAAGGAAAGGTTATACTTCTGTATCTCCTGCTAGGCCAG CACCTAAACGGAAAGGGAGTGTGAAGCATGAATCTGTTTCGCCCCCTCCGAAACCAAGACGATCAGAACCATCAGACTCGG AAGATGATAAAGGAGGTAAAACTGCAGGAGTGGAATCAGTGCAACAGAGACGCCAGTACCGCAAACAGAACCAGCAGACCTCTTCAG AGTCAGGATCTTCATCTTCATCTGAAGATGAAGCCCCAAAACGGCCAAGTGCAAAGAATGGTGAAGTTCGAAGAAGGCGCCAGCGTTCGTTGTCGCGGAGTATATCCCCACCCCCTGCAATGCGAAAACGACACAAGGATTTTTCACCCAG GATGCCGCTCGGAAAGAGGTGGCACTTCCCAGTGGCGAAAAG GAGAAGGAGAAGCCCATCACCGCCTCCAAGACGCCGCCGAACtccatctcctcctcctcctcctcgaagGCGCAGGTCACCATCTCCTTTGAGGCGCAG ATCTCCATCTCCACCGCCACGTAGGCGTTCAGCCTCACCTAGGCGCTATTCTCCCCCAATTCAGAGGAGATATACTCCTTCACCACCACCTAGAAGGAGAGGATCCCCATCACCAGCTCCAAAGCGCCGTAGTTCCCCTTCTCCCTCATCCAGGCGTAGGAGAGGATCACCACCGAGTCGTTCCAACAGAGATGTTCGCTCTCCTCCACACAAACGCCATTCACCATCCCCACGACCAAGGGTGATGCGTGGATCTATTAGCCCACCACCAGCACGAAGAGTGTCAGTATCACCGCCTCCACCACAACGACGTCATATGTCACCATCCCCTAGTAATAGGCCAATTCGGCGAGTTTCACGGACCCCAGAACCCAAGAAACCCAAAAA GATCACACCAAGTCCACTAGCTGTAAGAAGAGCTTCTTCCTCCAGATCCATATCAAGATCACCAGAACCTCTTCCCAAGAAGAGGCCAATTACTTCAGTCTCCAGGTCACAATCTGTCAGCAGGTCACCAACTCCTGCTCCCCCTCTAccacaaaacaaaaagacaaCGAGTGCTTCGGTTAGTCCATCCCCAATGAAG ATCTCTGatcaggaaactggaggaaaaaagaagaaaaagaagaaagataAGAAACATAAGAAGGACAAAAAGCACAAGAAACACAAGAAGCATAAGAAAGAAAAGGCAGCTGTGTCTGCTGCAGTTGTAGAACAAACAGTAGAGCCAGTTGAAGCTCCAGCAAAGTCACCCCAGCCAGAATCTTCAGAACCTGTAAAG GAATCGGAAAGTGAAGAGGAAAATTTAGATGACCTGGAAAAGCATCTCCGAGAGAAGGCTCTACGATCAATGCGAAAGGCTCAAGTTTCACCACCATCATGA